In Providencia hangzhouensis, the DNA window TGTGTTCGTTGATAACGGTTTATTGCGTTTAAACGAAGCAGACCAAGTAATGGAAATGTTCGCAGGTAAATTTGACCTGAACATCATCCATGCAAAAGCTGAAGATCGCTTCTTAAATGCATTAGCTGGGATCAGCGATCCAGAAGCTAAACGTAAGAAAATTGGCCACGTATTTATCGAAGTATTTGATGAAGAGTCATCTAAGCTGCCTAATATCAAATGGTTGGCTCAAGGAACAATTTACCCAGACGTTATCGAATCAGCAGCATCAGCAACCGGTAAAGCACACGTTATCAAGTCTCACCATAACGTAGGTGGTCTGCCGGATGACATGAAACTTGGTTTAGTTGAGCCATTAAAAGAATTGTTTAAAGATGAAGTCCGTAAAATTGGTCTCGAATTAGGCCTCCCGTACGATATGCTGTATCGCCACCCATTCCCAGGCCCAGGTTTAGGGGTTCGCGTGTTAGGTGAAGTGAAGAAAGAGTACTGTGACTTATTACGTCGTGCAGATGCTATCTTTATTGAAGAACTGCACAAAGCAGATTTATATCATAAAGTTAGCCAAGCATTTACCGTATTTTTACCTGTCCGCTCTGTCGGTGTTATGGGTGATGGCCGTAAATACGACTGGGTTGTTTCACTACGTGCAGTTGAAACCATCGACTTTATGACCGCTCATTGGGCGCATTTACCTTATGACTTCTTAGGCCGCGTTTCAAACCGCATCATTAATGAAGTCGATGGTATTTCCCGTGTTGTTTATGATATCAGCGGCAAACCACCTGCGACTATTGAGTGGGAATAATATAGTTATTGTTGATAACAGTTTTTAGTTATCGATAAATTCAAAGGCATCAGTTAGTTACTGGTGCCTTTTTGTTTTTAACAGTTTTTAGCAGTTGACAATTGCTGATAATTTTGACGGTATATATGACGGTATCAGAAATAATAATGACTAAATTGATAACTTAATACCGTCGCTAAAAACATAAAAATGACGGTATCACGCAAAGGAATACCGACGTGTTAACCGATAAAAAATTAAAGAGCTTAAAGCCAGAAGATAAGCTATATAAGGTAGCTGATCGTGACGGTTTGTATGTTGCTGTTACAAAAACTGGTTCTATATCATTTAGATATGATTACCGCTTTAATGGGCGTAGAGAAACGATAACGTTTGGACGCTACAGCGATGACGGTATTACACTTGCAGAAGCAAGAGAAATGCTAATCGACGCCAAAAAGACGCTGAACGCAGGAGTATCACCAGCTTCACAGAAGCGAGACGGTATTACAAAGCGAAAAGTAGGGTTTACCCTGAAAGACTATACCGTCAAATATCTATCAGAAACCCGGTTCGCAGACAGCACGCTAGATATGAAGACTGCTATTGTCGAAAGGGATCTATACCCAACACTGGGTAAACTACAGCTAGAAGAAATCACAACACAAAAGGTTAGAGCCTTATGTGAAAAAATTAAAGAGCGTGGCGGTAATTCTACAGCTTTGCAGATACGTGAAATTGTTGGCTCTGTGTTCGACTACGTTATTGATCGTGGCTATGAGATAGAAAACCCTGTTAGCAGTATTAAAGCTTCATCCATCGCTACATTTGAGGCACGCGATAGGGCAATGACAGCTAAAGAAGTTGGTATATTCTTTAATGAACTAGAAAATTATAGCTGTTATCCAACGCTTAAATTAGCCGTTAAGTTCGTGCTATTAACTTTAGTTAGAAAAAGTGAGTTTATAAAAGCGACTTGGGATGAGATTGATTTTGATGAGAGATGCTGGATCATACCTAAGGCAAGAATGAAAAGAAGAAGGGCGCACGTAATCTATTTATCCGAACAAGCCTACGACATGCTTGTTGGGTTTAAGGCCTGTGCTATGGGTAGTAATTATTTAGTTCCTGGTCGATATGATATAAGCAAGCCGCTTTCTAATGCTGCGTTAAATAACGTAATTGACGGTGTTGTTAAGCGTATAAATGCGAAGGGGATTAATTTTGAACCGTTGACAGTCCATGATTTGAGAAGAACCGCCAGCACACTGCTACATGAAGCTGGCTTCAATTCTGACTGGATAGAAAAGTGCTTAGCCCACGAACAAAAAGGCGTACGTGCTGTTTATAACAAAGCAGAGTATGCAGAGCAGCGCCGCGATATGCTACAGCAGTGGGCTAATATGGTGGATGGTTGGATAGAAAAAGAGAAGGGTAAAATTTAAGAGGTTTATTTTTCTGTGTCTAAAACTTTTGTGGCCAGTAAAGTTGATAGCATCGATACACCAACCACCAGCCAAAATACGGAATAAAAAAGCCGATCAATAATTACTGGGCGGCTATCGTTTTCGCTACCAATTGCAGAGAAAACATAACCTGCAATCCATGCGTACGCTATCAAAATTAGCTCAATCAATGGTAGCCTCCTTGGTTATAAATTGTGGTCCAGTAAGTTCAATGCTGTTATTCGGGCATTCATTACCCCAAGCATCCCAATCTTGTGACATGTCACGCGCAAACAATTCTATGCGATTAACGTCACCGTATAATTTTTCAAGCCTATTTTTAACCTCCCAAGGCTTTTGACTGTGTTCACCCAAGCAACTAAACACAACCTGTTTAACACTAGCGCTCATACGCTCTAAGCCATTGCCGCGAGTCGCTATTAATACATCCTCGCTATTGGCTCTGGTGTAGTTGCCACCATTCATTTTGGTTTCAGCATTGAGTAGATCCAGCATGTCATGAAAATCAAATAAGGTTCCATTTTGTAGCGCTTTATCGAAACGCTCATGCGCTAGTGAATTGAACTTAACCCATGTAAAGGCTTTTGACGTGCGAACCGTAAAGCCCCATGCTTTAGCTAACTCAAATGCTTCTTGCACAAAGTTACCTGTGTACCACATGGCAAGGACTGAGTTTTCGGCGGCGATGGTATGAAC includes these proteins:
- the guaA gene encoding glutamine-hydrolyzing GMP synthase → MTTNIHKHRILILDFGSQYTQLIARRIREIGVYCELWAWDVTEEQIRGFNPNGIILSGGPESTTESDSPRAPDYVFNAGVPVLGICYGMQTMSMQLGGAVEVSGEREFGYANVEITEQCELFRDIHDSLNEAGKPVLDVWMSHGDKVTAIPAEFKTIASTPSCPYAIMANEEKKFYGVQFHPEVTHTHQGLNILTRFVKDICQCEALWTPAAIIEDTVARLKEQIGDDHVLLALSGGVDSSVTALLLNRAIGKRLTCVFVDNGLLRLNEADQVMEMFAGKFDLNIIHAKAEDRFLNALAGISDPEAKRKKIGHVFIEVFDEESSKLPNIKWLAQGTIYPDVIESAASATGKAHVIKSHHNVGGLPDDMKLGLVEPLKELFKDEVRKIGLELGLPYDMLYRHPFPGPGLGVRVLGEVKKEYCDLLRRADAIFIEELHKADLYHKVSQAFTVFLPVRSVGVMGDGRKYDWVVSLRAVETIDFMTAHWAHLPYDFLGRVSNRIINEVDGISRVVYDISGKPPATIEWE
- a CDS encoding tyrosine-type recombinase/integrase produces the protein MLTDKKLKSLKPEDKLYKVADRDGLYVAVTKTGSISFRYDYRFNGRRETITFGRYSDDGITLAEAREMLIDAKKTLNAGVSPASQKRDGITKRKVGFTLKDYTVKYLSETRFADSTLDMKTAIVERDLYPTLGKLQLEEITTQKVRALCEKIKERGGNSTALQIREIVGSVFDYVIDRGYEIENPVSSIKASSIATFEARDRAMTAKEVGIFFNELENYSCYPTLKLAVKFVLLTLVRKSEFIKATWDEIDFDERCWIIPKARMKRRRAHVIYLSEQAYDMLVGFKACAMGSNYLVPGRYDISKPLSNAALNNVIDGVVKRINAKGINFEPLTVHDLRRTASTLLHEAGFNSDWIEKCLAHEQKGVRAVYNKAEYAEQRRDMLQQWANMVDGWIEKEKGKI
- a CDS encoding MT-A70 family methyltransferase, which codes for MKKYSLIYCDPPWQYSNKVSNGAANNHYQTTSLFDLKHLPVHTIAAENSVLAMWYTGNFVQEAFELAKAWGFTVRTSKAFTWVKFNSLAHERFDKALQNGTLFDFHDMLDLLNAETKMNGGNYTRANSEDVLIATRGNGLERMSASVKQVVFSCLGEHSQKPWEVKNRLEKLYGDVNRIELFARDMSQDWDAWGNECPNNSIELTGPQFITKEATID